From the genome of Naumannella halotolerans, one region includes:
- the recC gene encoding exodeoxyribonuclease V subunit gamma has protein sequence MTTIDASGPRTGELVVHHGPDPEALLDVLARELATPLADPFAFELISVPSQGVERWLSQSLAARLGTSASGGDGIAAGIDYRPLDRLVAEVVTAASGSEDAWSSQRLPWLLLAAMEAARGEPWFAVVADHAWPQGSPRGRAWSVAERLSRLFSGYADQRPSMINAWRRGEDSGPGGAMLPDDRRWQPQLFRLLCELAEVPDPVERLDLGLHRLRRDPDLVDLPQRLAVFGPTRLDDGQLRTLTAIAAHRRLLLFTPHPSPVAWQALASRPPSTSPARAADSTWQALTNPLNSLLGRDSRELQTRLRQLPAQTVGHRGPAPATTLLGRLQADVHDDRAPARLQLQPSDRSIALHRSHGPDRQVEVLREVILGLLSDDPTLEPRDIIVMCPDIEVFAPYIQAAFGLTSELGTHPGHDLRVRLADRSLLQQNPVLATVSEVLRIADSRAGLSEVLDLCASAPVARNFGFDTDDLERIAVLAERAGVRWGLDTDHRRRYAMQGFGQNTWRAGLDRMLLGVAMDGEGGHYLGTALPLDDVDSGDVALIGRLSEFIARLERCCRSLGGPQSVRAWAQALRFTIESLTKVPGSESWQLSHALSSIAELLPDTENSENAPDPDSDPAASHELSLGDLRSLLADAFAGRPSRANFRTGGITMCTLTPMRSVPHRVVCLLGMDEHRFPRRPTADGDDLLQLEPWIGDRDPRSEDRQLLLDAVLSARDQLVIIHSGHSERTGEHRDPCVPVQELTDTIAAMIGDLTAITTEHPLQGFAPANFSQDPPRSFDPIGVRAARAAGAVQVAPPRIWDVADLGPAETSETVDLSELIRFLVHPAKELLRVRAGLSLWSDEQTVLDEIPIELDGLQRWAIGERMLQAAVAGGDLDRLVAAEWRSGQVPPKGLGGALLQTLRNDVEQIGRVASEPMMRAARSLPVSAQLGEREVFGVVPGVRGNEIVSVSYSRLGPKHRLTSWVRLLALTAAEPGTPWQAVTIGKRGRRSVLGPVAAADARARLLDLARIRDLGLGELLPLPLKTAATFAETAARGAKPRPYELPNAFNDERDDVWHLWFDRFGDVDRAPARAVDQANSEPARHESKRFAALARRVWEPLVEAERS, from the coding sequence ATGACGACGATCGACGCCTCCGGGCCGCGAACCGGTGAGTTGGTGGTGCACCACGGCCCGGATCCCGAGGCACTGCTCGACGTCCTCGCCCGGGAGCTGGCGACCCCACTGGCCGATCCGTTCGCCTTCGAGCTGATCAGCGTCCCCAGCCAGGGTGTCGAGCGCTGGTTGTCCCAGAGCCTGGCCGCACGGCTGGGCACCAGCGCATCCGGGGGCGACGGGATCGCCGCCGGGATCGACTACCGGCCGCTCGACCGGTTGGTGGCCGAGGTGGTCACGGCGGCCTCCGGCAGCGAGGACGCCTGGTCGTCGCAGCGGCTCCCGTGGTTGCTGCTGGCGGCGATGGAGGCGGCGCGCGGCGAGCCGTGGTTCGCCGTGGTGGCCGACCATGCCTGGCCCCAGGGCAGTCCCCGTGGGCGTGCCTGGTCGGTCGCCGAGCGCCTGTCCCGCCTCTTCTCCGGGTACGCCGACCAACGGCCGAGCATGATCAACGCGTGGCGCCGGGGGGAGGACAGCGGCCCCGGCGGGGCGATGCTGCCCGATGATCGCCGCTGGCAGCCGCAGCTCTTCCGATTGCTCTGCGAGCTCGCCGAGGTGCCCGATCCGGTCGAGCGACTGGACCTCGGTCTGCATCGTCTGCGACGGGACCCCGACCTGGTCGACCTGCCGCAGCGGCTCGCGGTCTTCGGCCCCACCCGGCTCGACGACGGGCAGTTGCGTACCCTCACCGCGATCGCGGCCCACCGCCGGCTCCTGCTGTTCACCCCCCACCCCTCCCCGGTGGCCTGGCAGGCCCTGGCCTCCCGGCCGCCGTCGACGTCACCGGCCCGTGCCGCAGACAGCACGTGGCAGGCCCTGACCAATCCCCTGAATTCCCTCCTGGGACGGGATTCCCGGGAGTTGCAGACCCGACTCCGGCAGCTCCCGGCACAGACGGTGGGGCACCGCGGCCCCGCCCCCGCGACCACCCTCCTGGGCAGGTTGCAGGCCGATGTGCACGATGATCGCGCCCCCGCTCGGCTGCAGCTGCAGCCGAGCGACCGGAGCATCGCCCTGCACCGCTCACACGGCCCGGACCGGCAGGTCGAGGTGCTGCGGGAGGTGATCCTCGGCCTGCTCAGCGACGACCCGACGCTGGAGCCCCGCGACATCATCGTCATGTGCCCCGACATCGAGGTCTTCGCCCCGTACATCCAGGCCGCCTTCGGCCTCACCAGCGAGCTCGGCACGCACCCGGGGCACGATCTGCGGGTCCGGTTGGCCGACCGGTCGCTGCTGCAGCAGAACCCGGTCCTGGCCACCGTCTCGGAGGTGTTGCGGATCGCCGACTCCCGAGCCGGTCTGTCGGAGGTGCTCGACCTGTGCGCCAGCGCCCCGGTCGCGCGCAACTTCGGCTTCGACACCGATGACCTCGAACGGATCGCGGTGCTCGCCGAACGTGCCGGTGTGCGCTGGGGCCTGGACACCGATCACCGCCGCCGCTACGCGATGCAGGGATTCGGTCAGAACACCTGGCGCGCGGGCCTCGACCGGATGCTGCTCGGGGTGGCCATGGACGGCGAGGGCGGGCACTACCTCGGCACAGCCCTGCCACTGGACGATGTCGACTCCGGGGATGTCGCCCTGATCGGCCGTCTCAGCGAGTTCATCGCCCGGCTGGAGCGGTGTTGCCGCAGCCTCGGCGGGCCGCAGTCGGTCCGGGCCTGGGCACAAGCCCTGCGATTCACCATCGAATCCCTGACCAAGGTTCCCGGTTCCGAGTCCTGGCAGCTCAGTCACGCACTGAGCAGCATTGCCGAGCTGCTCCCCGACACCGAGAACTCCGAGAACGCGCCGGATCCCGACAGCGATCCCGCCGCCTCGCACGAACTCTCCCTGGGCGACCTGCGTTCGCTGCTCGCCGATGCCTTCGCCGGTCGCCCCAGCCGGGCGAACTTCCGTACCGGCGGCATCACGATGTGCACCCTGACGCCGATGCGGTCGGTTCCCCACCGGGTGGTCTGCCTGCTCGGCATGGACGAACACCGGTTCCCGCGGCGGCCCACCGCCGACGGTGATGACCTGCTGCAGCTCGAGCCCTGGATCGGTGATCGGGATCCCCGCAGTGAGGACCGTCAACTGCTGCTCGATGCGGTGCTCTCGGCACGCGACCAGCTGGTGATCATCCACAGCGGACACTCCGAGCGGACCGGTGAGCATCGTGACCCCTGCGTCCCGGTGCAGGAGCTGACCGACACCATCGCCGCCATGATCGGCGACCTGACAGCGATCACCACCGAGCACCCGTTGCAAGGGTTCGCACCGGCCAACTTCAGCCAGGATCCGCCGCGCAGTTTCGATCCGATCGGGGTACGGGCCGCCCGGGCAGCCGGTGCGGTGCAGGTGGCCCCGCCGAGGATCTGGGACGTCGCCGACCTCGGTCCGGCCGAGACGAGCGAAACGGTGGATCTGAGCGAGCTGATCCGGTTCCTGGTGCATCCGGCCAAGGAACTGCTGCGGGTACGGGCCGGCCTGTCGCTGTGGTCGGACGAGCAGACCGTGCTGGACGAGATCCCGATCGAACTCGACGGCCTGCAACGCTGGGCGATCGGCGAACGGATGCTGCAGGCCGCGGTCGCCGGCGGTGACCTCGACCGGCTGGTCGCCGCCGAGTGGCGCAGCGGCCAGGTCCCGCCGAAGGGATTGGGTGGGGCGTTGCTGCAGACCCTGCGCAACGATGTGGAACAGATCGGCCGGGTCGCCTCGGAGCCGATGATGCGGGCTGCACGCAGCCTGCCGGTCAGTGCCCAGCTGGGGGAACGGGAGGTCTTCGGTGTGGTGCCGGGGGTACGCGGCAACGAGATCGTGTCGGTCAGCTATTCCCGCCTGGGACCGAAGCATCGGCTGACCTCCTGGGTACGTCTGCTCGCCCTGACCGCAGCCGAACCGGGAACACCGTGGCAGGCGGTGACCATCGGCAAACGTGGCCGCCGGTCAGTGCTCGGCCCGGTCGCTGCGGCCGATGCCCGGGCCCGGCTGCTGGATCTGGCGCGGATCCGTGACCTGGGGCTGGGTGAATTGCTGCCGCTGCCGCTGAAGACCGCTGCGACCTTCGCCGAAACCGCTGCCCGCGGGGCGAAACCGCGACCCTACGAGCTGCCGAACGCCTTCAACGACGAACGCGACGACGTCTGGCACCTGTGGTTCGACCGGTTCGGCGATGTCGATCGCGCCCCGGCCCGAGCGGTCGACCAGGCCAACAGCGAACCGGCCCGGCACGAGTCGAAACGCTTCGCCGCACTGGCCCGGCGCGTCTGGGAGCCCCTGGTGGAGGCCGAGCGCTCATGA
- a CDS encoding ATP-dependent DNA helicase UvrD2, protein MSALSATAPIVVTVSVLQSALSAQPERLLADLDPDQREVATSLLGPVAVIAGAGTGKTRAITHRIAYGIVTGTYEPNAVLAVTFTTRAAGELRARLRRLGVPAVAARTFHSAALRQAQYFWPRVHGNELPPVQANRMSLVAEAASRLRISTDTAVLRDLAGEISWAKVSNVPAESYASMAGSMGREVSSVDHPTVARVMEAYEGAKRARAVIDFDDILLCTASLLADDPQVAAQVRGQYRHLVVDEYQDVSPLQEAVLKLWLGSANEICVVGDPAQTIHSFAGARADFLTGFARRHRDASVIRLVRDYRSTPQVVEAANQVLSRAPRTAGLQSGSLVAQRPAGPPVLYAGSSDEAAEAAAVADWLAGLRDAGTDPREMAVLFRINAQSPAYEQALADRGLPYVVRGSERFYDRAEVRRALQLIGAHLADDDRDPVEELTMVLQSAGWSVDPPAGAGAVRERWESLAALRSVAEDLRRADPEVTFGQVAGELARRAAEQHAPVAHGVTVATIHAAKGLEWDAVAVVGVQEGTLPFVLATSPAQVAEERRLFYVALTRAREHLRVSWSPGPRNRRPSRFLDGLRPAQEARTQSGRGARPGRRERSSVLAATCRSCDEPLSSAAERKLGRHTECPATYDEATLVRLRDWRRERAAEQKLPAYCVFTDATLVAIAEARPSDDAGLLRINGLGRSKLEKYGAEVLQILNSDDDQLLPGRNDADNLSE, encoded by the coding sequence ATGTCGGCCTTGTCGGCCACGGCGCCTATCGTGGTCACCGTGAGTGTGCTGCAGTCGGCGTTGTCGGCCCAACCCGAGCGTCTGCTGGCCGACCTCGATCCCGACCAGCGGGAGGTGGCCACCAGTCTGCTGGGGCCGGTGGCGGTGATCGCCGGCGCCGGCACCGGGAAGACCCGGGCGATCACCCATCGCATCGCCTATGGCATCGTCACCGGCACCTATGAGCCCAATGCCGTCCTCGCGGTGACCTTCACCACCCGGGCGGCCGGTGAGCTGCGGGCCCGATTGCGTCGGCTCGGGGTGCCGGCGGTCGCCGCCCGTACCTTCCACTCCGCGGCACTGCGGCAGGCGCAGTACTTCTGGCCCCGGGTGCACGGCAACGAACTCCCCCCGGTGCAGGCGAACCGGATGTCGCTGGTGGCCGAGGCTGCCTCCCGGTTGCGGATCTCCACCGACACCGCGGTGCTGCGGGATCTCGCCGGGGAGATCAGCTGGGCCAAGGTGAGCAATGTCCCCGCCGAGTCCTATGCCTCGATGGCCGGCTCGATGGGCCGGGAGGTCTCCTCGGTCGACCACCCGACCGTGGCCCGGGTGATGGAGGCCTATGAGGGCGCCAAACGTGCCCGGGCCGTGATCGACTTCGACGACATCTTGTTGTGCACCGCCTCGTTGTTGGCCGACGACCCCCAGGTCGCCGCCCAGGTCAGGGGGCAGTACCGACATCTGGTCGTCGACGAGTACCAGGACGTGAGCCCGCTGCAGGAGGCGGTGCTCAAACTGTGGTTGGGCTCGGCCAACGAGATCTGCGTGGTGGGCGATCCGGCACAGACCATCCACTCCTTCGCCGGTGCCCGGGCCGACTTCCTGACCGGTTTCGCCCGGCGCCATCGCGATGCCTCGGTGATTCGGCTGGTCCGCGACTACCGCTCGACCCCGCAGGTGGTGGAGGCGGCCAACCAGGTGCTGTCCCGAGCACCCCGGACCGCCGGGCTGCAATCGGGATCCCTGGTGGCCCAGCGTCCGGCCGGTCCGCCGGTCCTCTATGCCGGCAGCAGTGACGAGGCGGCCGAGGCCGCGGCGGTGGCCGACTGGCTGGCCGGACTGCGCGATGCCGGGACCGATCCGCGGGAGATGGCGGTGCTGTTCCGGATCAACGCCCAATCGCCGGCCTACGAACAGGCGCTGGCCGATCGCGGACTGCCCTATGTGGTACGTGGTTCCGAGCGTTTCTACGACCGCGCCGAGGTACGGCGGGCCCTGCAACTGATCGGCGCCCATCTCGCCGATGACGACCGGGACCCGGTCGAGGAACTGACGATGGTCCTGCAGTCGGCCGGGTGGAGTGTCGATCCGCCCGCGGGTGCCGGGGCGGTACGGGAGCGGTGGGAGTCCTTGGCGGCCCTGCGTTCGGTGGCCGAGGACCTGCGCCGGGCCGACCCGGAGGTCACCTTCGGACAGGTGGCCGGTGAACTGGCCCGCCGGGCGGCCGAACAACATGCTCCGGTCGCCCACGGGGTGACCGTGGCGACCATCCATGCGGCGAAGGGCCTCGAATGGGACGCCGTCGCGGTGGTCGGGGTGCAGGAGGGCACGCTGCCGTTCGTGCTGGCGACCTCCCCGGCGCAGGTGGCCGAGGAGCGGCGGTTGTTCTACGTCGCGCTCACCCGCGCCCGTGAACATCTGCGCGTCTCCTGGTCCCCGGGTCCGAGGAACCGGCGGCCTTCGAGGTTCCTCGACGGTCTGCGCCCGGCCCAGGAGGCGAGGACGCAGAGCGGTCGGGGAGCCCGTCCCGGACGTCGCGAACGCTCCAGTGTGCTCGCCGCGACCTGCCGCAGTTGTGACGAGCCGTTGAGCAGCGCCGCCGAACGCAAACTGGGCCGGCACACCGAGTGTCCGGCGACCTACGACGAGGCCACCTTGGTCCGGCTGCGGGACTGGCGCCGCGAACGAGCCGCCGAACAGAAACTGCCGGCCTACTGCGTGTTCACCGATGCCACCTTGGTGGCGATCGCCGAAGCGCGGCCGAGTGACGATGCGGGACTGCTGCGGATCAACGGTCTGGGCCGTTCCAAACTGGAG